The proteins below are encoded in one region of Aequorivita iocasae:
- a CDS encoding DUF748 domain-containing protein — translation MSETKKRSRFKKKRYTVPIIILILLIAFRLYLPTLVKNNINKVLANIPGYYGQVEDVDIALIRGAYVINGMYLNKGTAESQVPFLNFPKSDISIEWKSLFKGKIVSEIIMTSPEVIYVFEDQKEESGDANVDDWTKALTDIVPIDINHFEVHDGKVAFVQLTAEPNIDLQIDKLELTADNLRNVVEKDRILPSPIRATGVSMGNGKVALEGNMNLVKEIPDMDLSFSLQDAQVTALNDFTRHYAGIDFESGTFGLFSEIAIADGHLVGYVKPLLTDTKLIGKEDGFLGVLWEGFVGLFKFILKNQGTDTLATKVPFEGDLNNVEAGVWPTVFNIFENAWIKAFTSETDNDIEFKDAFQENLTREQKRELRKKEREKRRAERKKEQEARKG, via the coding sequence ATGTCTGAGACCAAAAAAAGAAGCCGCTTCAAAAAGAAACGCTATACGGTTCCTATTATCATATTAATCCTTCTCATAGCCTTTAGGCTGTACCTGCCTACGCTGGTAAAAAACAATATCAATAAGGTATTGGCAAATATCCCGGGCTATTACGGCCAGGTGGAAGATGTGGATATCGCTCTTATTCGCGGCGCCTATGTTATCAATGGAATGTACCTGAACAAAGGAACGGCAGAAAGCCAGGTTCCGTTTTTGAATTTTCCCAAAAGCGATATTTCCATCGAGTGGAAATCGCTGTTTAAGGGAAAAATCGTGAGCGAAATAATAATGACCAGCCCCGAGGTTATCTACGTTTTTGAAGACCAAAAAGAGGAAAGCGGCGATGCAAATGTGGATGATTGGACCAAGGCACTCACAGATATTGTGCCCATAGACATCAACCATTTTGAAGTACACGACGGCAAAGTGGCCTTTGTGCAGCTTACCGCAGAGCCCAATATAGATTTACAGATAGATAAATTAGAGCTTACCGCAGACAACCTTAGGAATGTGGTTGAAAAAGACCGCATCCTCCCCTCGCCCATTCGCGCCACGGGCGTTTCCATGGGCAATGGAAAAGTAGCGCTGGAAGGCAATATGAATCTGGTAAAGGAAATTCCAGATATGGATCTATCATTTTCATTGCAGGATGCCCAGGTTACCGCCCTAAATGATTTCACCAGACATTATGCCGGTATCGATTTTGAGTCAGGAACCTTTGGACTTTTTAGTGAAATAGCCATCGCAGATGGCCACCTTGTTGGGTATGTTAAACCTCTTTTGACCGATACAAAATTAATAGGAAAAGAGGATGGTTTCTTAGGTGTTTTATGGGAAGGCTTTGTAGGTTTATTTAAGTTTATACTGAAAAACCAAGGCACCGATACTTTGGCCACCAAAGTTCCCTTTGAGGGAGATCTAAATAATGTGGAAGCAGGGGTATGGCCCACAGTCTTTAATATTTTTGAAAATGCTTGGATAAAAGCATTTACCAGTGAAACAGATAATGATATTGAATTTAAGGATGCCTTTCAGGAAAATTTAACCCGGGAACAAAAACGTGAACTTCGAAAAAAAGAACGCGAAAAACGAAGAGCGGAGCGCAAAAAGGAACAAGAAGCCAGAAAAGGATAG
- a CDS encoding tetratricopeptide repeat protein yields the protein MDHLTKLEELLNQANTDIKNGAYDEATNKLEKIIDMDPNFGKAYNHLGYLYEVKFKEFDKGETLYKLCLEKSPMYPPVYYNYSVLLSTLGKYDELKELLDTAINIPGITKSTIYNEYAIMYEQQGKLDEAIEYYKKCAMDTLDKGVLERAKGSIDRCKMKKEFL from the coding sequence ATGGACCATCTCACCAAACTTGAGGAATTACTAAATCAAGCAAACACAGATATAAAAAATGGAGCTTATGATGAAGCCACAAACAAGCTTGAAAAAATAATTGATATGGACCCAAACTTCGGAAAAGCCTATAATCACTTAGGCTACCTTTATGAGGTAAAATTCAAGGAGTTTGACAAAGGAGAAACGCTATACAAGTTGTGTTTAGAAAAAAGCCCCATGTATCCGCCTGTTTATTACAACTATTCCGTACTGCTCTCTACTCTTGGAAAATATGATGAATTAAAAGAGCTTCTAGACACCGCCATAAATATTCCCGGCATTACAAAATCCACCATCTACAACGAATACGCAATTATGTATGAACAACAGGGAAAATTGGACGAAGCGATTGAATACTATAAAAAATGCGCCATGGACACCTTGGACAAAGGTGTATTGGAACGCGCCAAAGGCTCTATAGACCGTTGTAAAATGAAAAAAGAATTTCTATAA
- the trmD gene encoding tRNA (guanosine(37)-N1)-methyltransferase TrmD, whose protein sequence is MRIDIITVLPELLQSPFEASILKRAIEKGLVEVHTHNLRDYSTNAYKQIDDYQFGGGAGMVMMIEPIDKCITELKAQRDYDEIIYMTPDGKTFNQHTANELSLKENIIILCGHYKGVDQRVRDHFITREISVGDFVLSGGELAAAIVCDAVIRLIPGVLGNETSALTDSFQDNLLAPPIYTRPAEYKGWAVPEILTSGNTPKIEEWREDQAYKRTKERRPDLLE, encoded by the coding sequence ATGCGAATTGATATAATAACAGTATTGCCAGAATTGCTGCAAAGTCCCTTTGAGGCCTCCATCTTAAAACGCGCCATAGAAAAAGGCCTCGTGGAAGTACACACGCACAACCTTCGGGACTATTCCACAAATGCCTACAAACAAATAGACGATTATCAATTTGGGGGGGGCGCGGGAATGGTAATGATGATTGAGCCCATCGATAAATGCATTACAGAATTGAAGGCCCAAAGGGATTATGACGAAATAATCTATATGACGCCAGACGGTAAGACTTTCAATCAGCATACTGCAAACGAGCTTTCGCTAAAGGAAAATATTATTATTCTCTGCGGGCATTATAAAGGTGTGGACCAACGCGTGCGCGATCATTTCATAACCCGTGAAATCTCTGTGGGCGATTTTGTGCTCAGCGGCGGTGAACTTGCCGCAGCCATTGTATGCGATGCCGTGATCCGCTTGATTCCCGGCGTGTTGGGGAATGAAACCAGTGCCCTTACAGATTCCTTTCAAGATAATCTGTTGGCTCCGCCTATTTACACACGCCCCGCGGAATATAAAGGCTGGGCAGTTCCTGAAATTCTCACAAGCGGCAATACTCCCAAAATTGAGGAATGGCGCGAAGACCAAGCATATAAACGCACTAAAGAGCGTAGGCCAGATTTGTTGGAGTAA
- the rplS gene encoding 50S ribosomal protein L19 produces MEALLKFVQDEFVTKKEFPEFGAGDTITVYYEIREGEKTRTQFFRGVVIQVKGTGVTKTFTIRKMSGTVGVERIFPLNMPALQKIEINKKGSVRRARIYYFRGLTGKKARIKEKRM; encoded by the coding sequence ATGGAAGCGTTACTAAAATTTGTACAAGACGAATTTGTTACGAAAAAAGAATTTCCTGAATTCGGAGCTGGTGATACAATCACTGTTTACTATGAAATCCGTGAAGGTGAAAAAACAAGAACCCAGTTCTTTAGAGGTGTTGTAATCCAAGTTAAGGGAACAGGTGTTACCAAAACCTTTACAATCCGTAAAATGAGCGGTACCGTTGGTGTGGAACGTATCTTCCCACTTAATATGCCAGCCCTTCAAAAAATTGAGATCAACAAAAAAGGTAGCGTGCGCAGAGCTCGTATTTACTACTTTAGAGGTCTTACCGGGAAGAAAGCCCGTATCAAAGAAAAACGCATGTAG
- a CDS encoding NADP-dependent isocitrate dehydrogenase, translated as MTKSSKIIYTKTDEAPALATHSFLPIVQAFTSPANIKLESRDISLAARILAVFPEFLKEEQRVNDDLSELGELAKTPEANIIKLPNISASLPQLNEAIEELQKKGFNIPDYPETATTSEEKEIKAKYDKVKGSAVNPVLREGNSDRRAPKAVKNYAKKHPHSMGAWSSNSKSHVATMQHGDFFHNEKSLTMAADDTLSIVLVENGENKTVLKDNLKVLKGEIIDATVLSKKALINFLEEQVKDAKEKKVLFSVHLKATMMKVSDPIIFGYAVKVYFEDLFKKYADTFKKLGVNANNGLGDLENKLSELNEDERDAILKDIKKIMAENPDLAMVNSDKGITNLHVPSDVIIDASMPAMIRNSGQMWGPDGKSHDTKAVIPDSSYAGVYEATIEFCKKHGAFDPTTMGTVPNVGLMAQKAEEYGSHDKTFEISADGKVQVLDASGKVIIEHTVEKGDIWRMCQVKDLPVQDWVKLAVERARATGNPAVFWLDENRAHDAELIKKVNKYLPNHNTEGLEIKILSPEKATKYTLERVKAGKDTISVTGNVLRDYLTDLFPILELGTSAKMLSIVPLMSGGGLFETGAGGSAPKHVEQFLEENHLRWDSLGEFLALAVSLEHLGTKYDNPKAIVLADALDEATEKYLDNSKSPSRKVKELDNRGSHFYLAMYWAEALAKQDKDADLKKIFTPIATELKENEAKINNELIAVQGHSVNIGGYYEPTDKLVSEAMRPSKTFNNILSEIK; from the coding sequence ATGACAAAATCTTCCAAAATTATATATACCAAAACCGATGAAGCACCGGCTTTGGCCACACATTCTTTTTTACCTATTGTTCAAGCATTTACTTCCCCTGCAAACATAAAACTCGAAAGCCGTGATATTTCGTTAGCGGCAAGAATCTTGGCGGTTTTCCCGGAATTTCTAAAAGAAGAACAGCGCGTAAATGATGATTTGAGCGAATTGGGAGAACTTGCAAAAACCCCAGAGGCAAACATCATAAAACTTCCTAATATTAGCGCCTCCCTTCCGCAGTTAAATGAAGCTATTGAAGAACTTCAAAAGAAAGGTTTCAATATTCCAGATTACCCTGAAACTGCTACTACTTCCGAAGAAAAAGAAATAAAGGCAAAATACGACAAAGTAAAAGGAAGCGCAGTAAATCCTGTTCTCCGTGAAGGAAATAGCGACCGTCGCGCCCCAAAAGCCGTAAAAAATTACGCAAAAAAACACCCACACAGTATGGGCGCTTGGAGCAGTAATAGTAAGAGCCATGTTGCCACAATGCAACACGGCGATTTCTTTCACAATGAAAAATCATTGACGATGGCTGCTGATGATACTTTGAGCATTGTTTTGGTAGAAAATGGAGAAAATAAAACAGTTTTAAAGGATAATCTAAAAGTATTAAAAGGTGAAATCATAGATGCTACAGTATTGAGCAAAAAAGCATTGATAAACTTTTTGGAAGAACAAGTGAAAGATGCAAAAGAAAAGAAAGTATTGTTTTCTGTTCATTTGAAGGCAACAATGATGAAGGTGAGTGATCCGATTATTTTTGGGTATGCGGTGAAAGTCTATTTTGAGGATCTTTTCAAAAAATATGCCGATACTTTTAAGAAATTAGGGGTTAATGCCAACAACGGTTTGGGCGATTTGGAAAACAAACTTTCCGAATTGAATGAAGACGAAAGAGACGCTATTCTTAAGGATATTAAAAAAATAATGGCCGAAAACCCAGATTTGGCGATGGTGAATAGCGATAAAGGCATTACCAATCTCCACGTTCCAAGTGATGTAATTATCGATGCATCTATGCCGGCAATGATCCGAAATTCTGGGCAAATGTGGGGACCTGATGGGAAATCTCACGATACTAAAGCTGTAATCCCTGATAGCAGTTACGCAGGTGTTTACGAAGCCACTATCGAATTCTGCAAGAAACACGGAGCCTTTGACCCAACCACAATGGGAACCGTTCCAAACGTAGGTTTAATGGCTCAAAAAGCCGAAGAATACGGAAGCCACGATAAAACTTTTGAAATTTCCGCAGACGGAAAAGTACAGGTTTTGGATGCTTCCGGAAAAGTGATTATTGAACATACTGTTGAAAAAGGTGATATTTGGAGAATGTGTCAAGTAAAGGATTTACCTGTTCAAGATTGGGTAAAGCTTGCCGTTGAACGTGCCCGGGCAACCGGAAATCCAGCTGTATTTTGGTTGGATGAAAACCGTGCCCACGATGCCGAACTCATCAAAAAAGTGAATAAATACCTTCCAAATCACAATACTGAAGGACTTGAAATTAAAATCCTTTCCCCCGAAAAAGCTACCAAATATACTTTGGAACGCGTAAAAGCTGGAAAGGACACAATCTCTGTAACAGGAAACGTACTTCGTGACTATTTAACTGACCTCTTCCCTATTTTGGAATTGGGCACGAGTGCAAAAATGCTTTCAATCGTTCCATTGATGAGTGGCGGCGGTTTGTTTGAAACAGGCGCAGGAGGTTCTGCCCCTAAACACGTTGAACAATTTTTAGAGGAAAACCATCTTCGTTGGGATTCTTTGGGAGAATTTTTGGCTTTAGCAGTTTCTTTGGAACATCTGGGAACGAAATATGACAATCCAAAAGCAATCGTTTTGGCAGATGCTTTGGATGAAGCCACTGAAAAATACTTAGACAACAGTAAATCACCTTCACGAAAAGTAAAGGAACTGGACAACCGCGGAAGCCACTTCTATTTGGCGATGTATTGGGCGGAAGCGCTTGCAAAACAAGACAAAGACGCAGATTTGAAAAAAATCTTCACTCCCATCGCAACAGAATTAAAGGAAAACGAAGCCAAAATAAATAATGAATTGATCGCCGTTCAAGGGCATTCAGTAAACATTGGTGGTTATTACGAACCAACCGATAAGCTGGTTTCGGAAGCGATGCGACCGAGCAAAACTTTTAATAACATACTTTCAGAAATAAAGTAG